In a single window of the Streptomyces sp. NBC_00353 genome:
- a CDS encoding MMPL family transporter, with product MAAIARWCITHRLLAVLIWLLALGGAATAAGTAGSAYSNDYEVPGTESGRATQLLQGGFTDLGGDTDTVVWHTTGSTVRATDVVQTMTRTLHAIEEVPGVGDVTGPYGASGIGQISADGHTAYATITFDQQADDIPVQQARTVVDTAKAAAGDGLQVEVGGSVAALTEASSAHLSEVIGVVVAAVVLFLAFGSLAASLLPVATALVSVGTAYAGIVLLGHLMTVADFAPMLGMLIGLGVGIDYALFIVTRHRRGLRRGLPVAEAAQNAVTTTGRAVVFAGATVCIALLGMLILQLGFLNGVAVAASLTVVLTVAASVTLLPALLSFIGMRALSRRERRQLAEQGPQPELPTGFAARWSAFVERHPKLLGVAAAAVMLVLALPTFSLHLGTSDQGNNASSSTTRQAYDLLADGFGPGVNGPLTIAAQLDGADDRLAMDALPATLRDTDGVASVSPVTYNNSGDAAFVTVVPTSSPQSQQTSALVDRLRTDVLPHAEENTSLRAHVGGVTAGYDDFAQIIIGRLPLFIGVVIGLGCLLLLLAFRSIGIPLKAAAMNVAAVASSFGVVIAIFQWGWGSELLGLGSAGPIEPFLPVIMVSVLFGLSMDYQVFLVGRMYEEWLETGDNRRAVRVGLAETSRVINSAAVIMISVFLAFVLSGDRVIAMFGIALAAAVALDAFVLRTLLVPALMHMLGGANWWLPRWLERRLPRISIEPPECWETHARISGARSSEDDRSVAQRVH from the coding sequence TTGGCTGCCATCGCCCGCTGGTGCATCACGCACCGTCTCCTCGCTGTCCTCATCTGGTTGCTCGCCCTCGGCGGCGCGGCCACCGCGGCGGGCACGGCGGGTTCCGCTTACTCCAACGACTACGAGGTGCCCGGCACGGAGTCGGGCCGGGCCACCCAGCTGCTCCAGGGCGGCTTCACGGACCTCGGCGGCGACACCGACACCGTCGTCTGGCACACCACCGGATCCACCGTCCGGGCCACCGACGTCGTGCAGACGATGACGCGGACACTGCACGCGATCGAGGAGGTGCCGGGCGTCGGAGACGTCACCGGGCCCTACGGGGCCTCCGGCATCGGGCAGATCAGCGCGGACGGACACACCGCCTACGCCACGATCACCTTCGACCAGCAGGCCGACGACATCCCGGTGCAGCAGGCCCGGACCGTCGTCGACACCGCGAAGGCAGCCGCGGGTGACGGGCTCCAGGTGGAGGTGGGCGGCTCCGTGGCCGCCCTCACCGAAGCGTCGTCCGCCCACCTCAGCGAGGTCATCGGGGTGGTCGTCGCCGCGGTCGTACTCTTCCTCGCCTTCGGTTCGCTCGCCGCCAGCCTGTTGCCCGTCGCCACCGCCCTCGTCTCGGTCGGAACGGCGTACGCGGGCATCGTGCTGCTCGGGCACCTGATGACCGTCGCCGACTTCGCCCCCATGCTGGGCATGCTGATCGGGCTCGGCGTCGGCATCGACTACGCCCTGTTCATCGTCACCCGGCACCGCAGAGGGCTGCGGCGCGGTCTGCCGGTCGCCGAGGCGGCGCAGAACGCCGTCACGACGACGGGGCGTGCCGTCGTCTTCGCCGGGGCCACCGTCTGTATCGCGCTGCTCGGCATGCTGATCCTGCAGCTCGGGTTCCTCAACGGCGTCGCCGTCGCCGCGTCGCTCACCGTCGTGCTGACCGTCGCCGCCTCGGTGACGCTGCTGCCCGCACTGCTGTCGTTCATCGGGATGCGGGCACTGAGCCGGCGCGAACGCAGACAGCTCGCCGAGCAGGGACCGCAGCCCGAACTGCCCACCGGCTTCGCCGCGCGCTGGTCCGCCTTCGTCGAACGTCACCCCAAACTGCTCGGCGTGGCCGCCGCCGCAGTGATGCTGGTCCTCGCACTGCCGACGTTCTCACTGCATCTGGGCACCTCCGACCAGGGCAACAACGCCTCGTCGTCGACCACCCGGCAGGCGTACGACCTGCTGGCCGATGGTTTCGGGCCCGGTGTCAACGGTCCGCTGACGATCGCCGCACAGCTCGACGGCGCCGACGACCGGCTCGCGATGGACGCACTGCCCGCCACACTGCGGGACACCGACGGCGTGGCATCGGTCAGCCCCGTCACGTACAACAACAGCGGCGACGCGGCGTTCGTCACCGTCGTCCCGACGTCGTCGCCGCAGTCCCAGCAGACGAGTGCCCTCGTCGACCGGCTGCGCACGGACGTCCTGCCGCACGCCGAGGAGAACACCTCGCTCCGGGCCCATGTCGGCGGGGTGACAGCCGGCTACGACGACTTCGCACAGATCATCATCGGCAGACTTCCGCTCTTCATCGGGGTCGTCATAGGGCTCGGCTGTCTGCTTCTCCTGCTGGCCTTCCGGTCGATCGGCATTCCGCTGAAGGCGGCCGCGATGAACGTGGCCGCCGTCGCCTCCTCGTTCGGGGTCGTCATCGCGATCTTCCAGTGGGGGTGGGGGAGCGAACTGCTCGGACTCGGCAGCGCAGGCCCCATCGAACCCTTCCTGCCGGTGATCATGGTGTCCGTGCTCTTCGGGCTCTCCATGGACTATCAGGTGTTCCTGGTCGGCCGGATGTACGAGGAGTGGCTGGAGACCGGCGACAACCGGCGGGCGGTCCGGGTCGGCCTCGCCGAGACCAGCCGGGTGATCAACTCCGCCGCGGTGATCATGATCTCGGTCTTCCTCGCCTTCGTGCTCAGCGGGGACCGGGTCATCGCGATGTTCGGCATCGCGCTCGCGGCGGCGGTGGCGCTCGACGCCTTCGTCCTGCGGACCCTGCTGGTACCCGCCCTGATGCACATGCTGGGTGGTGCGAACTGGTGGCTGCCGCGCTGGCTGGAACGGCGGCTGCCGCGCATCAGCATCGAGCCGCCCGAGTGCTGGGAGACGCATGCGAGGATTTCCGGGGCGCGCAGCAGCGAGGACGACCGATCGGTCGCACAGCGCGTCCACTGA
- a CDS encoding phosphocholine-specific phospholipase C — translation MTTDISRRRLFALGGGALGAAAAGSLLPPSLQAALAAQPVRPAGSGGLGDIRHVVILMQENRSFDHYFGTLRGVRGFGDRNAIELPSGKPVFEQPGASGTSVLPFPVRDAAAIQKKDLQYIGALDHSWSGGGKAWAGGWMNGWVTAKTAATMAYYDRRDIPLHYELADTFTVCDAYHSSIHTSTSPNRNHLWSGKTGFEANGKRAVGNDAYSEGTHPGYGWSTYAERLEKAGHSWKTYTEWENFTDNQIEFFATFKAIARKALAKTGGHTYMESFYAAVRDTDDAAERERLLGLLEDGVATLTEAERSLFERALRRVETGTLADAFAEDVAAGTLPEVSYLVPSAVDSEHPSVSSPIHSATIVYKVLDALGRHPDVWRHTAVIINYDENDGFFDHVPPPVAPPEVTDEQWESKPTGLGVRVPLLVVSPWTVGGYVCSEVFDHTSVIRFLERWTGVQEPNISDWRRTVTGDLTSAFDFTRGRRRPEVEQPGVIPPFSGRWAPKPPAVQQMPVQESGVRPARPLPYQPDAQAKIVDGAVRVALSNTGRSSAHFALYPYAGEFPVPQHRDVRGTAIWTVPLAGEAYRFTVTGPNGFRREFAGTAEGGPEVATWVDVHERDLHLTLRNTGRRTLTYTVRPLGYVDEADLRDWTRTIKVKPGRSRTVVHSAADAHGWYDLAVTVDGDDVFRRRLMGHIENGRASVSG, via the coding sequence TTGACCACGGACATCTCACGGCGACGACTCTTCGCGCTCGGCGGCGGCGCTCTCGGTGCCGCGGCTGCCGGGTCGCTGCTGCCGCCGTCGCTGCAGGCCGCGCTCGCCGCGCAGCCGGTGCGCCCGGCGGGGTCCGGCGGGCTCGGGGACATCAGGCACGTGGTGATCCTGATGCAGGAGAACCGTTCCTTCGATCACTACTTCGGGACTCTGCGCGGCGTACGCGGCTTCGGCGACCGCAACGCGATCGAACTGCCCTCCGGCAAGCCCGTCTTCGAGCAGCCCGGAGCATCGGGCACCTCCGTGCTGCCGTTCCCGGTCCGGGACGCCGCCGCGATACAGAAGAAGGATCTCCAGTACATAGGCGCCCTCGACCACTCCTGGAGCGGCGGCGGCAAGGCATGGGCCGGCGGCTGGATGAACGGCTGGGTGACCGCGAAGACGGCCGCCACCATGGCGTACTACGACCGCCGCGACATCCCGCTGCACTACGAACTGGCCGACACCTTCACGGTCTGCGACGCCTACCACTCGTCCATCCACACCTCCACCAGCCCCAACCGGAACCACCTGTGGAGCGGGAAGACGGGCTTCGAGGCGAACGGCAAGCGGGCGGTCGGCAACGACGCGTACAGCGAGGGCACCCATCCGGGATACGGCTGGAGCACGTACGCGGAACGGCTGGAGAAGGCCGGGCACAGCTGGAAGACGTACACCGAGTGGGAGAACTTCACCGACAACCAGATCGAGTTCTTCGCCACGTTCAAGGCGATCGCCCGCAAGGCGCTGGCGAAGACCGGCGGCCACACCTACATGGAGTCCTTCTACGCGGCCGTCCGTGACACGGACGACGCGGCGGAGCGCGAGCGGCTGCTCGGACTGCTGGAGGACGGGGTCGCCACGCTCACCGAGGCCGAACGCAGCCTCTTCGAGCGAGCGCTGCGCCGGGTCGAGACCGGCACGCTGGCCGACGCGTTCGCCGAGGACGTCGCGGCGGGCACACTGCCCGAGGTCTCCTACCTGGTGCCGTCGGCGGTCGACTCCGAGCACCCGAGCGTCTCCTCCCCGATCCACAGCGCGACGATCGTCTACAAGGTCCTGGACGCGCTCGGCAGGCACCCCGATGTCTGGCGGCACACCGCCGTCATCATCAACTACGACGAGAACGACGGCTTCTTCGACCATGTCCCGCCGCCGGTCGCGCCGCCCGAGGTGACCGACGAGCAGTGGGAGTCCAAGCCCACCGGCCTCGGGGTGCGCGTGCCGCTGCTCGTCGTGTCGCCGTGGACCGTGGGCGGCTACGTCTGCTCCGAGGTCTTCGACCACACCTCCGTGATCCGCTTCCTGGAGCGGTGGACGGGCGTGCAGGAACCGAACATCAGCGACTGGCGGCGCACGGTCACCGGTGATCTGACGTCGGCCTTCGACTTCACGCGCGGACGGCGCCGGCCCGAGGTGGAGCAGCCGGGCGTCATCCCGCCGTTCAGCGGACGCTGGGCGCCGAAGCCGCCCGCCGTCCAGCAGATGCCCGTACAGGAGTCCGGTGTCCGGCCCGCCCGTCCGCTGCCGTACCAGCCGGACGCGCAGGCGAAGATCGTGGACGGGGCGGTGCGGGTCGCCCTCAGCAACACGGGCCGTTCGTCGGCGCACTTCGCGCTCTACCCGTACGCGGGCGAGTTCCCCGTCCCGCAGCACCGGGACGTCAGAGGCACGGCGATCTGGACGGTGCCCCTTGCCGGTGAGGCGTACCGGTTCACGGTGACCGGGCCGAACGGCTTCCGCCGCGAGTTCGCCGGAACCGCCGAAGGCGGGCCCGAGGTCGCCACCTGGGTCGACGTCCACGAGCGCGATCTGCACCTCACCCTGCGCAACACGGGGCGGCGGACGCTCACCTACACCGTCCGGCCGCTGGGCTACGTCGACGAGGCGGACCTGCGGGACTGGACGAGGACGATCAAGGTCAAGCCGGGGCGGAGCCGTACGGTCGTCCACTCGGCGGCCGACGCGCACGGCTGGTACGACCTGGCCGTCACGGTCGACGGGGACGATGTCTTCCGCCGTCGGCTGATGGGACACATCGAGAACGGCCGGGCGAGCGTCTCCGGCTGA
- a CDS encoding SLC13 family permease, translating into MRVRRESPLNTVTAEIVSVALLLAVLAFAVVRPRGLPEATIAVPAAVLVVVLGAVPFADARAQVGSLLPVVGFLAAILVLAQLCADEGLFTAAGHMVARLCRGRTGPLLGGVFVVAALITAVLSLDATVVLLTPVVIATAARVGARPRPYVYACAHLANSASLLLPVSNLTNLLAFTASGLSFTRFAALMCLPWLAAIAVEYVIFRRVFADDLAAGAHPPDPDEEPTGVPVFTLVVLALTLAGFVVTSFAGAEPLWAALAGATVLGIRALGQRRTTVKGLVHAAHPLFCLFVLALGVVVKAVVDHGLGAGIGALLPDGSSLPALLAVAAVAAVLANLINNLPAILALLPVVAAAGPGPLLAALIGVNLGPNLTYVGSLATLLWRRILHAHGTAPELGHFTRLGLLTVPATLVVSTVALWGALHTIGV; encoded by the coding sequence TTGCGCGTCCGGAGAGAGAGTCCGCTGAACACCGTCACCGCCGAGATCGTCTCCGTCGCGCTGCTCCTCGCGGTGCTGGCGTTCGCCGTCGTACGCCCCCGGGGGCTGCCCGAGGCGACGATCGCCGTACCCGCCGCCGTGCTGGTGGTGGTCCTCGGCGCGGTGCCGTTCGCGGACGCACGGGCCCAGGTCGGCAGCCTGCTGCCGGTCGTCGGCTTCCTCGCCGCCATTCTCGTGCTGGCGCAGCTCTGCGCCGACGAAGGACTGTTCACGGCCGCCGGCCATATGGTCGCCCGTCTCTGCCGGGGGCGGACCGGGCCGCTGCTCGGCGGGGTCTTCGTCGTGGCGGCGCTGATCACAGCCGTCCTCAGCCTGGACGCCACGGTGGTCCTGCTGACGCCCGTCGTCATCGCCACCGCCGCCCGTGTCGGCGCCCGCCCCCGCCCGTACGTGTACGCCTGCGCGCATCTCGCCAACTCGGCGTCCCTGCTGCTTCCCGTCTCCAACCTCACCAACCTGCTGGCGTTCACCGCGAGCGGCCTCTCCTTCACTCGCTTCGCCGCGCTGATGTGCCTGCCGTGGCTGGCTGCCATCGCCGTCGAGTACGTCATCTTCCGCCGCGTCTTCGCCGACGACCTGGCAGCGGGCGCGCACCCGCCGGATCCGGACGAGGAACCGACCGGTGTCCCCGTCTTCACGCTCGTCGTCCTCGCCCTGACACTGGCGGGCTTCGTCGTCACGTCGTTCGCGGGCGCGGAACCGCTGTGGGCCGCGCTGGCCGGAGCGACCGTCCTCGGGATCCGGGCACTGGGACAGCGGAGAACCACGGTCAAGGGGCTGGTGCACGCCGCCCACCCACTGTTCTGCCTCTTCGTGCTCGCCCTCGGCGTGGTGGTCAAGGCGGTCGTCGATCACGGTCTCGGCGCCGGGATCGGCGCGCTCCTGCCGGACGGTTCGTCACTGCCCGCGCTGCTGGCGGTGGCCGCGGTGGCGGCGGTGCTGGCCAATCTGATCAACAACCTGCCCGCGATCCTGGCCCTGCTCCCGGTCGTCGCGGCGGCCGGACCGGGACCGCTGCTCGCCGCGCTGATCGGGGTGAACCTCGGGCCGAACCTCACCTATGTCGGCTCGCTCGCCACTTTGCTCTGGCGCCGCATCCTGCACGCCCACGGCACCGCGCCCGAACTGGGCCACTTCACCCGGCTGGGGCTGCTGACCGTACCGGCGACACTGGTTGTGTCGACGGTCGCGCTGTGGGGAGCGCTGCACACGATCGGGGTGTGA
- the gatB gene encoding Asp-tRNA(Asn)/Glu-tRNA(Gln) amidotransferase subunit GatB, translating to MTVTDLVPYEDALATYDPVMGLEVHVELGTKTKMFCGCSTELGAEPNSQTCPTCLGMPGSLPVVNAIGVESAIKIGLALNCEIAEWCRFARKNYFYPDMPKNFQTSQYDEPIAFDGYLDVQLEDGEIFRVQIERAHMEEDTGKSLHVGGATGRIHGASHSLLDYNRAGIPLIEIVTKPIEGAGARAPEVAKAYVAELRELIKALGVSEARMEQGQMRCDVNLSLRPNGTETFGTRSETKNVNSLRSVERAARYEIQRHAAVLNSGAKVVQETRHFHEEDGSTTAGRIKDNAEDYRYFPEPDLVPVAPARDWVEELGKGLPELPRVRRNRLREEWGVSEFDMQSILNAGAVDLIVATTEAGAPSDQARKWWMGELARNSNESGVALDELAITPAQVARVTELVASGDLNDKLARQVIEGVLAGEGDPDTVVEKRGLKVVSDEGALGAAVDEAIAANAAVADKIRGGKVAAAGALVGAVMKATRGQADAARVRELILEKLGVEG from the coding sequence GTGACTGTCACTGACCTGGTGCCGTACGAGGACGCCCTCGCGACGTACGACCCCGTCATGGGCCTCGAGGTCCATGTCGAGCTCGGCACCAAGACCAAGATGTTCTGCGGCTGCTCCACCGAGCTGGGCGCGGAGCCGAACTCGCAGACGTGCCCGACCTGCCTCGGCATGCCCGGCTCGCTGCCGGTCGTCAACGCCATCGGCGTCGAGTCCGCCATCAAGATCGGTCTCGCGCTGAACTGCGAGATCGCCGAGTGGTGCCGCTTCGCCCGGAAGAACTACTTCTATCCGGACATGCCGAAGAACTTCCAGACCTCGCAGTACGACGAGCCGATCGCCTTCGACGGCTATCTGGACGTCCAGCTGGAGGACGGGGAGATCTTCCGGGTGCAGATCGAGCGCGCCCACATGGAGGAGGACACCGGTAAGTCGCTGCACGTCGGCGGCGCCACCGGCCGTATCCACGGCGCGTCCCACTCCCTGCTGGACTACAACCGTGCGGGCATCCCGCTCATCGAGATCGTCACCAAGCCGATCGAGGGAGCGGGCGCGCGCGCCCCCGAGGTCGCGAAGGCGTACGTCGCCGAGCTGCGTGAGCTCATCAAGGCGCTCGGCGTCTCCGAGGCCCGCATGGAGCAGGGCCAGATGCGCTGCGACGTGAACCTGTCGCTGCGCCCCAACGGCACCGAGACCTTCGGTACCCGCTCCGAGACGAAGAACGTGAACTCGCTGCGTTCCGTCGAGCGTGCCGCCCGCTACGAGATCCAGCGCCACGCCGCGGTGTTGAACTCCGGCGCCAAGGTCGTGCAGGAGACCCGGCACTTCCACGAGGAGGACGGCTCCACCACGGCCGGCCGCATCAAGGACAACGCCGAGGACTACCGCTACTTCCCGGAGCCGGACCTGGTGCCCGTCGCCCCGGCCCGCGACTGGGTCGAGGAGCTGGGCAAGGGGCTCCCCGAGCTGCCGCGCGTACGCCGCAACCGGCTGCGCGAGGAGTGGGGCGTCTCGGAGTTCGACATGCAGTCGATCCTCAACGCGGGCGCGGTCGACCTGATCGTCGCCACGACCGAGGCGGGTGCCCCGTCCGACCAGGCCCGCAAGTGGTGGATGGGCGAGCTGGCCCGGAACTCCAACGAGTCCGGCGTCGCCCTGGACGAGCTGGCGATCACCCCGGCGCAGGTCGCCCGGGTGACCGAGCTCGTCGCCTCCGGCGACCTCAACGACAAGCTGGCGCGCCAGGTCATCGAGGGTGTCCTCGCGGGCGAGGGCGACCCGGACACAGTCGTCGAGAAGCGCGGCCTGAAGGTCGTCTCGGACGAGGGCGCCCTGGGCGCGGCCGTGGACGAGGCCATCGCAGCCAACGCGGCCGTCGCGGACAAGATCCGCGGTGGCAAGGTCGCGGCGGCGGGTGCACTCGTCGGCGCGGTCATGAAGGCCACCCGCGGTCAGGCGGACGCGGCCCGGGTGCGCGAGCTGATCCTGGAGAAGCTCGGCGTCGAGGGCTGA